From a single Solenopsis invicta isolate M01_SB chromosome 6, UNIL_Sinv_3.0, whole genome shotgun sequence genomic region:
- the LOC120358113 gene encoding uncharacterized protein K02A2.6-like has translation MSLTPEALMALSTAFTEAIREATRMAAESTTGTTTSTHSKPPSFKISEYRSSDGATVEDYFKRFEWALKLSKIAEEHWANFARVHMGTELNQALKFLVSPRSPEDLTFEQIRDTLKNHIDRAKNKFAESIRFRKICQQKDETVASFALRLRQGAVHCEYGEFLDRMLIEQLLHGLESSDTCDEIIAKKPATFDAAFDIAHTLEATRLTANEVKTTMTPAPEATHKLGYTQPKKKYGNKQGRQRSSSRNRQQQYQHKQKDFSKKKQDQRCQGCGRDHPRSQCQFRDAECHNCGIKGHIATVCRSKKKEKSDQVSDALVPADHVDSIQYFNKVNDINTSNLARKRMINVSIDGHNLEMELDTGAPCGIVSKKMLHTIKPTCLLQKTDRQFASYTSHKINCIGRLPVNVTIGRTTKRLNLYVVDGNFDTLMGREWISHFTHEIDFAKLFSSPDGIHAVSTVPPCLTAEQKGQLDQLLNRFQDVFDDVAGKLSGPPVKIHLKPEATPVFAKAREIPYALRDAYAREIDAKIKSGLYKKVDYSEWASTTHVVTKKNGKIRITGNYKPTLNPRIIIDEHPIPRAESIFNQMRGATTFCHLDITDAYSHLPVDEEFSHALTLNTPTHGLIRPTRAVYGAANIPAIWQRRMESVLQDLPKVRNFFDDVLLFADNFADLMITLEKTLERMRSHGLRLNRTKCVFASPSVEFLGHKIDAQGIHKSDKHIEAIRDAPKPSTHEELQLFLGKATYYNAYIPDLSTRDRPLRDILRQETFKWTPAAEKAFKEIKTALISPQVLMPYDPSLPLLLATDASKTGLGAVLSHRLSNGRERPIAYASRTMTTTEQKYPQIDKEALAIVWAVQKFFHYLYARHWTLITDHKPLTQILHPEKSLPVLCISRMANYADYLAHFDFDVIFKSTKENTNADYCSRASLSSTINAIQDSSPREKEEFDGDEFDHFIIKQIKQLPIDAEQIARETRKDPALGKIIKLLETGQNLERAGYKAPESAYKLASNCLVFEHRVVIPLVLRKAMLDDLHAAHLGIVKMKGMARSFIYWPGIDPEIERTAKSCVECAKHAHAPPKFRQHHWDYPKGPWERIHIDYAGPVAGMMLLIVSDAFSKWLEVKATNSMTTAATIAILDNLFTAHGVPTTVVSDNGTQFTSSEFKSFLQTSGVKYHKLTAPYHPSTNGQAERSVQTVKAALRAMGTTRSTLQEDLNRFLRHYRIAPHSTTEQSPSQLFLGRTLRTRLDLVRPDDVFTKVTQKWNSQFVPTFRSLKPTQVVYFLSGNPRMDKWIRGIITTRLGDLHYEIDYNGRRFKRHIDQIRGHEEGKTAEQSNVTPAPDVSNNWESRQPRRVRFYPDTSEAHTPVAPTNAKIQSSPVPQPRTSTRTTTVSEQIPSTASDRGVIRNGHASPPVLPRRSTRDRRLPNRFSPSR, from the coding sequence ATGTCGTTAACACCCGAAGCGTTGATGGCATTGTCGACCGCCTTCACGGAAGCGATTCGAGAAGCAACACGAATGGCCGCGGAATCGACAACGGGGACCACAACCTCCACGCACTCAAAGCCACCATCGTTTAAAATAAGTGAATATCGATCCTCTGATGGGGCCACCGTCGAAGATTATTTTAAACGGTTCGAGTGGGCACTCAAATTAAGTAAAATCGCCGAAGAACATTGGGCCAACTTCGCTCGCGTTCACATGGGAACAGAGCTCAACCAGGCACTCAAATTCTTGGTAAGCCCACGATCACCTGAAGATCTCACATTTGAGCAAATACGGGATACCCTTAAGAACCATATAGATCgcgctaaaaataaatttgcggaAAGCATCCGATTTCGGAAAATCTGCCAACAAAAAGACGAAACGGTAGCAAGTTTTGCTCTTCGTTTACGGCAAGGTGCAGTTCACTGCGAGTACGGAGAATTTCTCGACAGAATGCTAATAGAACAATTATTGCATGGGCTCGAATCTAGTGACACGTGCGACGAAATTATAGCAAAGAAACCGGCAACTTTTGACGCGGCATTTGATATCGCACACACTCTTGAAGCAACTCGACTTACCGCTAATGAGGTTAAAACTACGATGACACCAGCTCCCGAAGCTACGCATAAACTAGGTTATACACAACCGAAAAAAAAGTACGGCAACAAACAAGGACGCCAGAGATCATCATCACGCAATCGACAGCAGCAATACCAACACAAGCAGAAAGATTTCTCAAAAAAGAAGCAGGACCAGCGATGCCAAGGATGTGGTAGAGACCATCCACGGAGTCAATGTCAATTCCGAGATGCCGAATGTCATAATTGCGGTATTAAGGGACACATCGCTACAGTGTGTCGATccaagaagaaagaaaaatccgATCAAGTTTCTGACGCACTCGTACCAGCAGATCACGTCGATTCTATTCAATACTTCAACAAGGTCAATGACATCAACACTTCCAACCTAGCACGGAAACGAATGATCAATGTCTCGATCGATGGCCATAATCTAGAGATGGAGCTGGATACTGGAGCACCCTGCGGTAtcgtaagtaaaaaaatgttacataccATTAAGCCTACATGTTTGTTGCAGAAAACCGATAGACAGTTCGCCAGTTATACGTCTCACAAAATCAATTGTATTGGACGACTGCCAGTCAATGTCACAATTGGCCGAACTACCAAGAGGCTTAATTTATACGTGGTGGATGGTAATTTCGATACGCTCATGGGTCGAGAATGGATCTCACACTTCACCCACGAAATAGATTTCGCAAAACTATTCTCATCGCCAGACGGGATTCACGCGGTGTCAACGGTACCGCCCTGTCTTACCGCAGAGCAAAAAGGTCAGCTAGATCAACTCCTGAATCGATTTCAAGATGTATTCGACGACGTAGCAGGGAAGCTATCGGGCCCGCCTGTCAAGATACATTTGAAACCAGAAGCGACACCAGTCTTCGCCAAAGCACGTGAAATACCTTACGCACTCCGTGATGCTTACGCGAGGGAAATCGATGCGAAAATCAAGTCAGGACTCTACAAAAAAGTCGATTATTCAGAATGGGCGTCGACTACGCACGTTGTAACGAAGAAAAATGGCAAAATCCGCATCACGGGTAATTACAAGCCAACACTTAATCCGCGTATCATTATAGATGAACATCCGATCCCGAGGGCTGAGTCAATATTCAATCAAATGAGAGGCGCAACAACCTTTTGTCATCTCGATATTACAGATGCGTATTCACATCTTCCTGTGGATGAGGAATTCAGTCACGCGCTTACGCTTAACACACCTACACATGGCTTGATTCGACCGACACGCGCAGTGTACGGCGCCGCAAATATTCCAGCTATCTGGCAACGACGGATGGAGTCTGTCCTCCAAGATCTTCCTAAAGTACGCAATTTTTTCGATGATGTACTACTTTTCGCCGATAACTTTGCCGATCTAATGATAACCTTGGAAAAAACGCTGGAAAGAATGCGCTCTCATGGTTTACGACTCAATCGCACGAAATGCGTCTTCGCATCACCCTCTGTGGAATTTCTAGGACATAAGATCGACGCTCAGGGCATCCACAAATCGGATAAACACATTGAGGCAATCCGAGATGCGCCGAAACCGTCAACGCATGAAGAACTCCAATTATTTCTGGGGAAAGCCACATACTACAATGCATACATCCCGGATCTTTCGACGAGAGACCGTCCGCTGCGAGATATACTTCGTCAGGAGACTTTCAAATGGACGCCTGCTGCAGAAAAGGCATTTAAGGAAATCAAAACAGCATTGATATCACCTCAAGTCCTTATGCCATACGACCCGTCGCTACCTCTACTTTTGGCAACCGATGCCAGCAAAACAGGCTTGGGCGCGGTACTCTCACATCGTCTCAGCAATGGTCGGGAGCGACCAATAGCTTATGCCAGTCGTACGATGACTACTACAGAACAGAAATACCCACAGATCGACAAAGAAGCGCTTGCCATCGTCTGGGCTGTACAGAAGTTCTTCCATTATCTCTACGCTCGTCATTGGACCTTGATCACTGATCACAAGCCACTAACTCAAATCCTTCATCCAGAAAAATCGCTACCGGTGCTATGTATTAGCAGAATGGCTAATTATGCAGACTATTTAGCTCATTTCGACTTTGATGTGATTTTCAAATCCACGAAAGAGAATACTAACGCTGATTATTGTTCCAGAGCATCACTATCATCAACGATTAACGCCATACAGGATTCTTCGCCACGAGAGAAGGAAGAGTTCGATGGAGATGAATTCGATCACTTCATCATTAAGCAAATTAAGCAATTACCAATCGACGCGGAACAAATCGCTCGAGAAACAAGAAAGGACCCTGCACTcggaaaaattatcaaattactaGAAACAGGACAAAACCTCGAACGTGCAGGTTACAAAGCTCCGGAGTCAGCCTATAAACTGGCCTCTAATTGTTTGGTGTTCGAACATCGTGTCGTGATACCACTCGTGCTACGGAAAGCAATGCTGGATGATCTACATGCGGCACATTTAGGTATCGTTAAAATGAAGGGAATGGCACGATCATTTATTTATTGGCCTGGCATCGATCCGGAAATTGAACGTACTGCGAAATCATGCGTTGAATGTGCTAAACATGCACATGCTCCCCCAAAGTTTCGTCAGCATCACTGGGACTACCCCAAAGGACCGTGGGAACGTATCCACATCGATTACGCCGGTCCCGTCGCTGGAATGATGCTCTTGATTGTCTCCGACGCATTTAGCAAATGGCTTGAAGTCAAGGCGACCAACTCGATGACGACGGCTGCAACAATTGCCATTCTTGATAACTTATTCACAGCTCACGGTGTTCCTACCACTGTAGTTTCAGACAATGGAACGCAGTTTACGTCATCTGAATTCAAATCGTTCTTACAAACCAGTGGCGTTAAATACCACAAGTTAACAGCGCCTTATCATCCCTCCACCAATGGACAAGCCGAACGAAGTGTGCAGACAGTCAAAGCTGCCCTTCGTGCCATGGGGACTACTCGTAGTACACTTCAAGAGGATCTAAACAGATTCCTTCGTCATTATCGCATCGCACCACACTCAACTACGGAACAATCACCATCACAGCTATTCCTCGGTCGAACATTACGAACACGCTTGGATTTGGTTCGACCTGATGACGTCTTCACAAAAGTTACTCAAAAGTGGAACTCACAGTTTGTTCCAACGTTTCGCTCACTGAAGCCAACTCAAGTCGTATATTTCCTTTCGGGAAATCCTAGGATGGATAAATGGATCCGAGGAATTATCACGACTCGTCTGGGAGACCTTCATTACGAGATTGATTACAACGGTCGAAGATTCAAACGCCATATAGATCAAATTCGAGGACATGAAGAAGGTAAGACGGCAGAGCAATCCAATGTTACTCCAGCACCCGATGTGAGTAACAATTGGGAAAGCCGTCAACCCCGGCGAGTACGATTCTATCCGGATACTTCGGAAGCACACACACCGGTGGCACCTACGAACGCAAAAATACAGTCGTCTCCAGTGCCACAACCAAGGACTTCGACTCGTACAACAACGGTTTCAGAACAGATCCCATCAACAGCATCCGATAGAGGCGTTATAAGAAACGGGCACGCCTCACCTCCAGTTCTTCCTCGGAGATCGACAAGGGATCGTCGTCTTCCGAACAGATTCTCTCCAAGTCGCTAA
- the LOC120358114 gene encoding glucose dehydrogenase [FAD, quinone]-like, producing the protein MRRFGSKFYDKPLSNCKHIRLYTDEYWNCAIRQYTMTIYHMSCTAKMGPSDDPMAVVNPELKVYGVDGLRVIDASIMPTITSGNINAPVIMIGEKGADMIKARWMQPSYFRSDNITAPAS; encoded by the coding sequence ATGAGAAGATTTGgttcaaaattttatgacaaaccATTATCCAATTGTAAGCACATTCGTCTCTATACGGACGAATATTGGAATTGTGCAATAAGGCAATACACCATGACCATTTATCATATGAGCTGCACCGCCAAGATGGGTCCGTCCGATGATCCAATGGCGGTTGTAAATCCAGAGTTGAAAGTTTACGGAGTCGACGGCTTACGGGTGATTGACGCATCTATCATGCCGACCATCACGAGTGGTAATATAAACGCGCCTGTCATTATGATCGGTGAGAAGGGCGCTGATATGATAAAGGCAAGGTGGATGCAACCATCTTATTTCAGGAGCGACAATATTACCGCCCCTGCCTCTTGA
- the LOC105203992 gene encoding mitochondrial chaperone BCS1 — protein sequence MTLIEYVQTLSDNPYFGAGFGLFGLGAGAALLRKGVQVGAVLFRRHYMITLEVPCRDKSYQWLLQWITLKGAGKTQHLSVETSFEQRETGHVKTKYNFIPSIGTHFFRYKGNWIKVERTREQQTLDLHAGVPWETVVLTAFGKNKSIYFNILEEAREMALKEHEGKTIMYVAMGSEWRQFGHARKRRPLKSVVLDTGISERIIKDCKEFINNPSWYNERGIPYRRGYLLHGPPGCGKSSYITALAGELEYGICVLNLSERGLTDDRLNHLLAVAPQQTIILLEDIDAAFTSRKDSKEVKAAYDGLNRVTFSGLLNCLDGVASTEGRILFMTTNYLDRLDPALVRPGRVDVKEYIGWCSASQVEQMFLRFYKEPNKDSGTLATEFAKSVVSFKKDVSPAQIQGYFMFHKNNPDAVINNVGQIWEIT from the exons ATGACGCTTATTGAATACGTGCAAACTCTATCTGATAATCCTTACTTCGGCGCTGGTTTTGGTCTATTTGGCCTTGGAGCTGGAGCTGCCTTGTTAAGGAAAGGCGTTCAGGTTGGAGCTGTATTATTCAG ACGACATTATATGATCACTTTAGAAGTGCCATGCCGTGATAAGAGTTATCAGTGGCTGCTGCAATGGATCACACTTAAGGGTGCAGGAAAAACACAACATCTCTCTGTAGAGACTAGTTTCGAGCAGAGGGAGACTGGTCATGTAAAAACCAAATACAACTTTATTCCCAGTATAGGAACTCATTTTTTCAG ATATAAGGGAAACTGGATAAAAGTAGAAAGAACTAGGGAGCAACAGACTTTAGATCTACATGCTGGCGTACCATGGGAAACTGTAGTGTTGACGGCGTTCGGCAAAAACAAAAGCATATACTTCAATATTCTCGAAGAAg CCAGAGAAATGGCTCTAAAGGAACACGAGGGCAAGACTATAATGTACGTTGCGATGGGAAGCGAGTGGCGGCAGTTCGGGCACGCCAGGAAGAGGAGACCGCTGAAATCAGTAGTCCTTGATACCGGTATTTCCGAGAGGATAATAAAGGATTGTAAGGAATTCATCAATAACCCATCATGGTACAACGAAAGAG GAATACCGTATCGTAGAGGCTACTTGCTACACGGGCCACCAGGATGCGGCAAGTCCTCATACATTACTGCGTTAGCTGGAGAATTGGAATATGGTATCTGCGTTTTGAATTTATCCGAGAGAGGTCTGACGGACGACAGACTGAATCACCTGTTAGCGGTAGCACCGCAGCAGACCATCATTCTGCTCGAGGATATCGACGCTGCTTTCACTAGTAGGAAGGATTCTAAGGAAG TTAAAGCAGCGTATGATGGTCTAAACAGAGTAACGTTCAGCGGTTTATTAAACTGTTTGGATGGCGTTGCGTCTACAGAAGgcagaatattatttatgacaACCAATTATTTGGACAGATTAGATCCCGCGCTCGTTAGACCGGGCAGAGTTGACGTCAAGGAATACATTG GATGGTGCAGTGCGAGTCAAGTTGAGCAAATGTTTCTGAGATTTTACAAGGAACCGAACAAAGATTCTGGTACGCTTGCAACAGAATTCGCGAAAAGCGTTGTGTCTTTTAAGAAAGATGTTAGTCCGGCGCAGATTCAGGGATACTTcatgtttcataaaaataatccgGACGCGGTTATAAATAACGTTGGGCAAATCTGGGAAATCACATGA
- the LOC105203993 gene encoding mediator of RNA polymerase II transcription subunit 15 — MGKTRGVHETTPELRNRMVGMYEAGLGLREIAAAVNCSQRTVKRWLNRFDKEGTVETRERCGRKRATTVEQDEAIVRLASQTPITAAKAVLPALGLTCSVDTVRERLHKAGIHNWSPSRKYMQRIPLGDADGAAIQQAVWRPTGTQLGKKKTSKDSSKSEKSNVMVKKKNPSKKARSREVYTNDGAPSESLKQNQNSDQQQQQQQQQQEFVFSQQNLPPLSSGPQVTEIQPSTQPISTTQTEFGNALSLVHQPQPIYQHPGLNMVQNWPLDLVQGSHHYPQGQPNPLPHEHPPPQSQLQELHTQQEQQQHHTQQAQQHVQAQVQTRLQDQSHQQNTQSHHHNLDQQRLSVEHQIQHQRLQSGIPSPEQTCIIIGSDSSNTCSSNENSQSSCEHQNTEPLRKGSEKSERQRKKKKGGKAKGTLETSVEIRNRMIGMSEAGLSTLSIALAIDRSERTVKRWLERWHKEGNVQTKERKGRRRITTKEQDEQIVAMATQHPLTAAKYVAPALGLKCSVDTIRERLHKAGIHSWKLGKKQGEGNAVHTVHLWQPSGNRPNKPKMPGEKKKKSNDKKRNQTANNNQKRIARKKKSNEPPPPKTTPPPANIIPEQSALSFHNPGNMASYVSGPTIMQPVHNITAPPPALPQPQPPLPPPAPQPMQPMGPIMQQRPDCRLAPIIPPVSGPGNSGVTYPSCMVGGSSHASHMEQTDPLNYEPYIWSF, encoded by the exons ATGGGCAAGACGAGAGGCGTCCACGAGACGACTCCAGAGCTGAGGAATCGGATGGTGGGAATGTACGAAGCCGGTCTAGGCCTACGGGAAATCGCCGCCGCAGTCAATTGCTCA CAACGTACGGTGAAGAGATGGCTGAACAGATTTGATAAGGAGGGTACAGTCGAAACTCGGGAGCGTTGCGGGCGCAAAAGAGCCACTACTGTGGAGCAGGATGAGGCGATTGTTCGTCTGGCTAGTCAGACGCCTATAACAGCGGCGAAGGCGGTGCTTCCTGCACTGGGTCTTACCTGCTCAGTGGATACTGTGAGAGAGAGGTTGCACAAGGCTGGAATTCATAACTGGAGCCCTTCGCGCAAATACATGCAAAGGATTCCATTGgg TGATGCGGATGGCGCGGCGATTCAACAGGCGGTATGGCGTCCGACTGGTACCCAGTTGGGCAAGAAGAAAACTTCCAAGGATTCAAGTAAATCCGAGAAGAGTAATGTCATGGTTAAAAAGAAGAATCCATCGAAGAAGGCAAGATCTCGAGAGGTGTACACTAACGACGGCGCACCGTCGGAAAGTTTGAAGCAGAATCAGAACTCTGatcagcaacagcagcagcagcagcaacagcaagaATTTGTGTTTTCTCAGCAAAATCTTCCTCCACTATCTTCCGGTCCTCAAGTAACTGAAATCCAACCCTCTACGCAGCCTATATCCACGACTCAGACGGAGTTTGGTAACGCATTGAGCCTGGTGCATCAACCGCAGCCTATCTATCAGCATCCGGGATTGAACATGGTGCAAAATTGGCCGTTAGATTTAGTGCAAGGCAGTCATCATTATCCACag GGGCAACCAAATCCTCTGCCTCACGAGCACCCACCACCGCAATCGCAACTGCAAGAGTTGCACACACAGCAGGAACAGCAACAGCATCACACGCAACAGGCCCAGCAGCATGTGCAGGCACAAGTACAGACACGACTACAGGATCAGTCACATCAGCAGAATACTCAATCTCATCATCATAATCTCGACCAGCAGCGACTGTCGGTGGAACATCAGATTCAGCATCAGCGTCTACAGTCCGGTATACCTAGTCCCGAGCAGACGTGTATAATCATAGGATCGGATAGTTCGAATACCTGTAGTTCTAACGAGAATAGCCAGTCGTCCTGCGAACACCAGAATACGGAGCCGTTGCGGAAAGGCAGCGAGAAATCGGAACGacaaaggaaaaagaagaaaggtgGCAAAGCGAAAGGAACGTTAGAAACTAGCGTGGAGATCAGAAATCGCATGATCGGAATGTCCGAGGCCGGATTGTCCACTCTCTCCATCGCTTTGGCGATCGATAGATCG GAACGTACTGTTAAAAGATGGTTAGAAAGATGGCATAAGGAAGGCAATGTGCAAACGAAGGAACGAAAGGGTCGACGTCGAATCACTACCAAGGAACAAGACGAACAGATCGTCGCGATGGCTACTCAGCATCCTCTCACTGCTGCTAAATACGTAGCACCTGCACTAGGTCTTAAGTGCAGTGTAGATACAATTAGAGAGAGGCTGCATAAAGCTGGGATACATAGCTGGAAGTTGGGCAAAAAACAAGG ggaAGGCAATGCAGTTCACACAGTTCATTTATGGCAACCGAGTGGCAATCGCCCTAACAAACCAAAAATGCCTGgcgaaaagaagaagaaaagtaacgataaaaagCGTAATCAGACAGCAAACAACAATCAAAAACGTATCGCACGGAAGAAGAAGAGCAACGAACCGCCACCGCCAAAAACGACTCCGCCTCCGGCAAATATAATACCGGAACAGTCTGCATTATCGTTTCATAATCCTGGAAACA TGGCAAGTTATGTTTCAGGCCCTACTATAATGCAGCCGGTGCATAATATTACCGCGCCACCTCCAGCACTGCCGCAGCCGCAGCCACCTTTACCACCACCGGCACCGCAACCGATGCAACCGATGGGCCCAATAATGCAACAGCGACCGGATTGCAGATTGGCACCGATAATCCCGCCCGTGTCGGGCCCGGGCAATTCTGGCGTTACTTATCCATCATGTATGGTCGGCGGCAGTAGTCACGCGAGTCACATGGAGCAAACAGATCCACTAAATTACGAACCATATATTTggagtttttaa